In one Gallus gallus isolate bGalGal1 chromosome 20, bGalGal1.mat.broiler.GRCg7b, whole genome shotgun sequence genomic region, the following are encoded:
- the IFT52 gene encoding intraflagellar transport protein 52 homolog isoform 2 (isoform 2 is encoded by transcript variant 2) translates to MEKGPRNAIVFNASKGEVFTPASSYKAWRKRLRGNWKILSLKDEITSEKLFGVKLWITAGPREKFSAAEFLVLKKFLEDGGAILVMLREGGESRSGTNINFLLEEYGIVFNNDAVVRNVYYKYYHPKEALISDGVLNRGISEAARKTVLETTGEDGNGHDSQALTFVYPFGATLNVMRPAVAVLSTGSVCFPLNRPILAFYQHESQGGKMAALGSCHMFSDQYLDKEENGKIMDVLFQWLTTSDIHLNQMDMEDPEISDYTLLPDTAALSEQLRVCLQEGDENPRDFTKLFDTSLYQLDTTALPSVIKAYEQLNVKHEPLQLIQPQFETPLPVLQPAVFPPAFRELPPPPLELFDLDETFSSEKARLAEITNKCTDDDLEFYVRKCGDILGVTSKLPKEKQDAKHILEHIFFQVVEFKKLNQEHDTDTSEAGFQNGN, encoded by the exons ATGGAGAAGGGCCCGCGGAACGCCATCGTCTTCAATGCTTCCAAAGGGGAGGTCTTCACTCCCGCCAGCAGCTACAAGGCCTGGCGTAAGAGGCTCCGAGGGAACTGGAAGATCCTGAG CTTAAAAGATGAGATCACCTCTGAGAAGCTCTTTGGAGTGAAGCTCTGGATAACAGCTGGTCCCAGAGAAAagttcagtgctgctgag TTTTTGGTTCTGAAGAAATTCCTGGAGGATGGTGGAGCCATCCTGGTGATGCTAAGAGAAGGCGGAGAGTCCAGATCTGGCACAAACATTAACTTTTTGTTAGAAGAATATGGGATCGTTTTCAATAACG ATGCTGTTGTACGAAATGTATATTACAAGTACTACCACCCAAAAGAAGCACTGATCTCTGATGGAGTTCTGAATAG GGGAATCAGTGAAGCTGCAAGAAAAACGGTGCTTGAGACAACAGGTGAAGATGGGAATGGGCATGACTCACA agctctcacTTTTGTGTATCCATTTGGTGCCACACTGAATGTGATGAGACCAGCAGTGGCTGTTTTGTCAACAGGATCTGTCTGCTTCCCTCTCAACAGGCCTATTCTTGCGTTCTATCAGCATGAG AGTCAAGGTGGAAAGATGGCAGCGCTGGGATCTTGCCACATGTTCAGTGATCAATATTtagataaagaagaaaatggtaaGATCATG gaTGTACTTTTCCAGTGGCTCACAACATCAGATATTCATTTAAACCAGATGGATATGGAAGACCCTGAG aTTTCAGACTATACCTTGCTCCCAGATACAGCTGCACTATCTGAACAACTGCGAGTCTGTCTGCAAGAAGGAGATGAGAACCCAAGAGACTTCACAAAGCTGTTTGATACATCCCTGTATCAGCTGGATACAACCGCCCTCCCTTCAGTTATCAA agCTTATGAACAGTTGAATGTGAAGCATGAACCTCTCCAACTCATTCAGCCTCAATTTGAGACTCCGCTACCTGTCTTGCAGCCAGCT GTTTTTCCACCTGCTTTCAGAGAattgcctcctcctcctctggagCTGTTTGACTTGGATGAAACATTTTCCTCTGAGAAAGCTCGTCTTGCAGAGATTACAAACAAAT GTACTGATGATGACCTGGAGTTTTACGTACGGAAGTGTGGCGATATCCTAGGAGTTACAAGTAAACTCCCAAAGGAGAAGCAGGATGCCAAACATATTCTGGAGCACATCTTCTTCCAAGTGGTTGAATTTAAGAAACTGAATCAG GAACATGATACTGACACAAGTGAAGCTGGATTCCAGAATGGTAACTGA
- the IFT52 gene encoding intraflagellar transport protein 52 homolog isoform 3 (isoform 3 is encoded by transcript variant 3), whose translation MEKGPRNAIVFNASKGEVFTPASSYKAWRKRLRGNWKILSLKDEITSEKLFGVKLWITAGPREKFSAAEFLVLKKFLEDGGAILVMLREGGESRSGTNINFLLEEYGIVFNNDAVVRNVYYKYYHPKEALISDGVLNRGISEAARKTVLETTGEDGNGHDSQALTFVYPFGATLNVMRPAVAVLSTGSVCFPLNRPILAFYQHESQGGKMAALGSCHMFSDQYLDKEENGKIMDVLFQWLTTSDIHLNQMDMEDPEISDYTLLPDTAALSEQLRVCLQEGDENPRDFTKLFDTSLYQLDTTALPSVIKAYEQLNVKHEPLQLIQPQFETPLPVLQPAVFPPAFRELPPPPLELFDLDETFSSEKARLAEITNKYSPGYQK comes from the exons ATGGAGAAGGGCCCGCGGAACGCCATCGTCTTCAATGCTTCCAAAGGGGAGGTCTTCACTCCCGCCAGCAGCTACAAGGCCTGGCGTAAGAGGCTCCGAGGGAACTGGAAGATCCTGAG CTTAAAAGATGAGATCACCTCTGAGAAGCTCTTTGGAGTGAAGCTCTGGATAACAGCTGGTCCCAGAGAAAagttcagtgctgctgag TTTTTGGTTCTGAAGAAATTCCTGGAGGATGGTGGAGCCATCCTGGTGATGCTAAGAGAAGGCGGAGAGTCCAGATCTGGCACAAACATTAACTTTTTGTTAGAAGAATATGGGATCGTTTTCAATAACG ATGCTGTTGTACGAAATGTATATTACAAGTACTACCACCCAAAAGAAGCACTGATCTCTGATGGAGTTCTGAATAG GGGAATCAGTGAAGCTGCAAGAAAAACGGTGCTTGAGACAACAGGTGAAGATGGGAATGGGCATGACTCACA agctctcacTTTTGTGTATCCATTTGGTGCCACACTGAATGTGATGAGACCAGCAGTGGCTGTTTTGTCAACAGGATCTGTCTGCTTCCCTCTCAACAGGCCTATTCTTGCGTTCTATCAGCATGAG AGTCAAGGTGGAAAGATGGCAGCGCTGGGATCTTGCCACATGTTCAGTGATCAATATTtagataaagaagaaaatggtaaGATCATG gaTGTACTTTTCCAGTGGCTCACAACATCAGATATTCATTTAAACCAGATGGATATGGAAGACCCTGAG aTTTCAGACTATACCTTGCTCCCAGATACAGCTGCACTATCTGAACAACTGCGAGTCTGTCTGCAAGAAGGAGATGAGAACCCAAGAGACTTCACAAAGCTGTTTGATACATCCCTGTATCAGCTGGATACAACCGCCCTCCCTTCAGTTATCAA agCTTATGAACAGTTGAATGTGAAGCATGAACCTCTCCAACTCATTCAGCCTCAATTTGAGACTCCGCTACCTGTCTTGCAGCCAGCT GTTTTTCCACCTGCTTTCAGAGAattgcctcctcctcctctggagCTGTTTGACTTGGATGAAACATTTTCCTCTGAGAAAGCTCGTCTTGCAGAGATTACAAACAAAT ACTCCCCAGGATACCAGAAATGA
- the SGK2 gene encoding serine/threonine-protein kinase Sgk2 isoform X2, whose protein sequence is MCGAERGTADSAERVAILMDRSRTSDSSAQPPTPTDNINLGPSANPNAKPTDFDFLKVIGKGSFGKVLLAKRKSDGTFYAVKVLHKKTILKKKEQNHIMAERNVLLKNVKHPFLVGLHYSFQTSEKLYFVLDYVNGGELFFHLQRERCFREPRARFYAAEVASAIGYLHSLNIIYRDLKPENILLDCQGHVVLTDFGLCKEGMEEEETTSTFCGTPEYLAPEVLKKQPYDRTVDWWCLGAVLYEMLFGLPPFYSRDVSQMYDNILHKQLQIQGSKTVAACDILHGLLHKDQKRRLGAKTDFLEIKNHVFFSPINWDDLYHKRITPPFNPNVAGPADLRHFDPEFTQEAISASITHTPDLAASSSSASDAFLGFSYAPTEEDF, encoded by the exons atgtgtggggcagagaggggcactgctgacag TGCTGAACGAGTTGCTATTTTAATGGATCGTTCCCGGACCTCAGACAGCAGTGCCCAG CCTCCGACACCAACTGATAACATCAATCTTGGACCTTCTGCTAACCCAAA TGCCAAGCCAACAGACTTTGACTTCCTGAAGGTTATTGGCAAAGGAAGCTTTGGAAAG GTTCTCCTGGCCAAACGCAAGAGTGATGGGACTTTTTATGCTGTGAAAGTCTTGCATAAGAAAACCAtcctaaagaaaaaggag CAAAACCACATCATGGCAGAACGCAATGTGCTTCTGAAAAATGTCAAGCACCCCTTCCTTGTGGGCCTCCATTACTCCTTCCAGACCTCGGAGAAGCTTTACTTTGTACTTGATTATGTGAATGGGGGAGAG CTCTTCTTCCACTTGCAAAGAGAGCGTTGTTTCCGTGAGCCCCGTGCAAGATTCTATGCTGCAGAAGTTGCTAGTGCAATTGGTTACCTGCATTCCTTAAACATCATCTACAG GGATTTAAAACCTGAGAACATCCTCCTGGATTGCCAG GGACATGTGGTGTTGACAGATTTTGGACTCTGCAAGGAAGGAATGGAGGAAGAGGAGACTACCTCTACGTTTTGTGGCACTCCTGAG TACTTAGCTCCTGAGGTGCTAAAGAAGCAGCCGTATGACAGGACAGTAGACTGGTGGTGCCTGGGAGCTGTCCTCTATGAGATGCTTTTTGGACTG CCTCCCTTTTATAGCCGGGATGTGTCTCAGATGTATGACAACATTCTCCACAAGCAACTCCAGATCCAAGGAAGCAAGACTGTGGCAGCCTGTGATATCCTCCATGGACTTCTCCATAAGGACCAGAAGAGGAGGCTGGGTGCCAAAACAGACTTT CTCGAGATAAAGAACCACGTATTCTTCAGCCCAATAAACTGGGATGACTTGTACCACAAGAGGATTACCCCTCCATTCAACCCGAATGTG GCTGGCCCAGCTGATCTGCGGCACTTTGACCCAGAGTTCACCCAGGAAGCGATCTCTGCCTCCATCACCCACACACCTGACttagcagccagcagctccagtgCCTCAGATGCATTTTTAGGATTTTCTTATGCACCAACTGAAGAGGACTTCTAG
- the SGK2 gene encoding serine/threonine-protein kinase Sgk2 isoform X1, translated as MLTAWMEPSSSALGKTKEFIKHGHERIGQTIKASGSRLCSYAERVAILMDRSRTSDSSAQPPTPTDNINLGPSANPNAKPTDFDFLKVIGKGSFGKVLLAKRKSDGTFYAVKVLHKKTILKKKEQNHIMAERNVLLKNVKHPFLVGLHYSFQTSEKLYFVLDYVNGGELFFHLQRERCFREPRARFYAAEVASAIGYLHSLNIIYRDLKPENILLDCQGHVVLTDFGLCKEGMEEEETTSTFCGTPEYLAPEVLKKQPYDRTVDWWCLGAVLYEMLFGLPPFYSRDVSQMYDNILHKQLQIQGSKTVAACDILHGLLHKDQKRRLGAKTDFLEIKNHVFFSPINWDDLYHKRITPPFNPNVAGPADLRHFDPEFTQEAISASITHTPDLAASSSSASDAFLGFSYAPTEEDF; from the exons ATGCTCACTGCCTGGATGGAGCCCTCCTCCAGCGccctggggaaaacaaaag AATTCATCAAGCACGGCCACGAGAGGATAGGACAAACCATCAAGGCATCCGGCTCCAGGCTCTGCTCATA TGCTGAACGAGTTGCTATTTTAATGGATCGTTCCCGGACCTCAGACAGCAGTGCCCAG CCTCCGACACCAACTGATAACATCAATCTTGGACCTTCTGCTAACCCAAA TGCCAAGCCAACAGACTTTGACTTCCTGAAGGTTATTGGCAAAGGAAGCTTTGGAAAG GTTCTCCTGGCCAAACGCAAGAGTGATGGGACTTTTTATGCTGTGAAAGTCTTGCATAAGAAAACCAtcctaaagaaaaaggag CAAAACCACATCATGGCAGAACGCAATGTGCTTCTGAAAAATGTCAAGCACCCCTTCCTTGTGGGCCTCCATTACTCCTTCCAGACCTCGGAGAAGCTTTACTTTGTACTTGATTATGTGAATGGGGGAGAG CTCTTCTTCCACTTGCAAAGAGAGCGTTGTTTCCGTGAGCCCCGTGCAAGATTCTATGCTGCAGAAGTTGCTAGTGCAATTGGTTACCTGCATTCCTTAAACATCATCTACAG GGATTTAAAACCTGAGAACATCCTCCTGGATTGCCAG GGACATGTGGTGTTGACAGATTTTGGACTCTGCAAGGAAGGAATGGAGGAAGAGGAGACTACCTCTACGTTTTGTGGCACTCCTGAG TACTTAGCTCCTGAGGTGCTAAAGAAGCAGCCGTATGACAGGACAGTAGACTGGTGGTGCCTGGGAGCTGTCCTCTATGAGATGCTTTTTGGACTG CCTCCCTTTTATAGCCGGGATGTGTCTCAGATGTATGACAACATTCTCCACAAGCAACTCCAGATCCAAGGAAGCAAGACTGTGGCAGCCTGTGATATCCTCCATGGACTTCTCCATAAGGACCAGAAGAGGAGGCTGGGTGCCAAAACAGACTTT CTCGAGATAAAGAACCACGTATTCTTCAGCCCAATAAACTGGGATGACTTGTACCACAAGAGGATTACCCCTCCATTCAACCCGAATGTG GCTGGCCCAGCTGATCTGCGGCACTTTGACCCAGAGTTCACCCAGGAAGCGATCTCTGCCTCCATCACCCACACACCTGACttagcagccagcagctccagtgCCTCAGATGCATTTTTAGGATTTTCTTATGCACCAACTGAAGAGGACTTCTAG
- the SGK2 gene encoding serine/threonine-protein kinase Sgk2 isoform X3: protein MDRSRTSDSSAQPPTPTDNINLGPSANPNAKPTDFDFLKVIGKGSFGKVLLAKRKSDGTFYAVKVLHKKTILKKKEQNHIMAERNVLLKNVKHPFLVGLHYSFQTSEKLYFVLDYVNGGELFFHLQRERCFREPRARFYAAEVASAIGYLHSLNIIYRDLKPENILLDCQGHVVLTDFGLCKEGMEEEETTSTFCGTPEYLAPEVLKKQPYDRTVDWWCLGAVLYEMLFGLPPFYSRDVSQMYDNILHKQLQIQGSKTVAACDILHGLLHKDQKRRLGAKTDFLEIKNHVFFSPINWDDLYHKRITPPFNPNVAGPADLRHFDPEFTQEAISASITHTPDLAASSSSASDAFLGFSYAPTEEDF from the exons ATGGATCGTTCCCGGACCTCAGACAGCAGTGCCCAG CCTCCGACACCAACTGATAACATCAATCTTGGACCTTCTGCTAACCCAAA TGCCAAGCCAACAGACTTTGACTTCCTGAAGGTTATTGGCAAAGGAAGCTTTGGAAAG GTTCTCCTGGCCAAACGCAAGAGTGATGGGACTTTTTATGCTGTGAAAGTCTTGCATAAGAAAACCAtcctaaagaaaaaggag CAAAACCACATCATGGCAGAACGCAATGTGCTTCTGAAAAATGTCAAGCACCCCTTCCTTGTGGGCCTCCATTACTCCTTCCAGACCTCGGAGAAGCTTTACTTTGTACTTGATTATGTGAATGGGGGAGAG CTCTTCTTCCACTTGCAAAGAGAGCGTTGTTTCCGTGAGCCCCGTGCAAGATTCTATGCTGCAGAAGTTGCTAGTGCAATTGGTTACCTGCATTCCTTAAACATCATCTACAG GGATTTAAAACCTGAGAACATCCTCCTGGATTGCCAG GGACATGTGGTGTTGACAGATTTTGGACTCTGCAAGGAAGGAATGGAGGAAGAGGAGACTACCTCTACGTTTTGTGGCACTCCTGAG TACTTAGCTCCTGAGGTGCTAAAGAAGCAGCCGTATGACAGGACAGTAGACTGGTGGTGCCTGGGAGCTGTCCTCTATGAGATGCTTTTTGGACTG CCTCCCTTTTATAGCCGGGATGTGTCTCAGATGTATGACAACATTCTCCACAAGCAACTCCAGATCCAAGGAAGCAAGACTGTGGCAGCCTGTGATATCCTCCATGGACTTCTCCATAAGGACCAGAAGAGGAGGCTGGGTGCCAAAACAGACTTT CTCGAGATAAAGAACCACGTATTCTTCAGCCCAATAAACTGGGATGACTTGTACCACAAGAGGATTACCCCTCCATTCAACCCGAATGTG GCTGGCCCAGCTGATCTGCGGCACTTTGACCCAGAGTTCACCCAGGAAGCGATCTCTGCCTCCATCACCCACACACCTGACttagcagccagcagctccagtgCCTCAGATGCATTTTTAGGATTTTCTTATGCACCAACTGAAGAGGACTTCTAG
- the IFT52 gene encoding intraflagellar transport protein 52 homolog isoform 1 (isoform 1 is encoded by transcript variant 1), which produces MEKGPRNAIVFNASKGEVFTPASSYKAWRKRLRGNWKILSLKDEITSEKLFGVKLWITAGPREKFSAAEFLVLKKFLEDGGAILVMLREGGESRSGTNINFLLEEYGIVFNNDAVVRNVYYKYYHPKEALISDGVLNRGISEAARKTVLETTGEDGNGHDSQALTFVYPFGATLNVMRPAVAVLSTGSVCFPLNRPILAFYQHELAEIVDKKIEDEARDRDSFSGRAEKRTRRKTEYIEAKKRCSKEQQQKLKEWKSQGGKMAALGSCHMFSDQYLDKEENGKIMDVLFQWLTTSDIHLNQMDMEDPEISDYTLLPDTAALSEQLRVCLQEGDENPRDFTKLFDTSLYQLDTTALPSVIKAYEQLNVKHEPLQLIQPQFETPLPVLQPAVFPPAFRELPPPPLELFDLDETFSSEKARLAEITNKCTDDDLEFYVRKCGDILGVTSKLPKEKQDAKHILEHIFFQVVEFKKLNQEHDTDTSEAGFQNGN; this is translated from the exons ATGGAGAAGGGCCCGCGGAACGCCATCGTCTTCAATGCTTCCAAAGGGGAGGTCTTCACTCCCGCCAGCAGCTACAAGGCCTGGCGTAAGAGGCTCCGAGGGAACTGGAAGATCCTGAG CTTAAAAGATGAGATCACCTCTGAGAAGCTCTTTGGAGTGAAGCTCTGGATAACAGCTGGTCCCAGAGAAAagttcagtgctgctgag TTTTTGGTTCTGAAGAAATTCCTGGAGGATGGTGGAGCCATCCTGGTGATGCTAAGAGAAGGCGGAGAGTCCAGATCTGGCACAAACATTAACTTTTTGTTAGAAGAATATGGGATCGTTTTCAATAACG ATGCTGTTGTACGAAATGTATATTACAAGTACTACCACCCAAAAGAAGCACTGATCTCTGATGGAGTTCTGAATAG GGGAATCAGTGAAGCTGCAAGAAAAACGGTGCTTGAGACAACAGGTGAAGATGGGAATGGGCATGACTCACA agctctcacTTTTGTGTATCCATTTGGTGCCACACTGAATGTGATGAGACCAGCAGTGGCTGTTTTGTCAACAGGATCTGTCTGCTTCCCTCTCAACAGGCCTATTCTTGCGTTCTATCAGCATGAG CTTGCAGAAATTGTAGACAAAAAGATAGAAGATGAAGCCAGAGACAGAGATTCTTTctcaggcagagcagagaaacgtaccagaaggaaaacagaatatattGAAGCAAAGAAGAGATGCAgtaaagaacagcaacaaaaattgAAGGAGTGGAAA AGTCAAGGTGGAAAGATGGCAGCGCTGGGATCTTGCCACATGTTCAGTGATCAATATTtagataaagaagaaaatggtaaGATCATG gaTGTACTTTTCCAGTGGCTCACAACATCAGATATTCATTTAAACCAGATGGATATGGAAGACCCTGAG aTTTCAGACTATACCTTGCTCCCAGATACAGCTGCACTATCTGAACAACTGCGAGTCTGTCTGCAAGAAGGAGATGAGAACCCAAGAGACTTCACAAAGCTGTTTGATACATCCCTGTATCAGCTGGATACAACCGCCCTCCCTTCAGTTATCAA agCTTATGAACAGTTGAATGTGAAGCATGAACCTCTCCAACTCATTCAGCCTCAATTTGAGACTCCGCTACCTGTCTTGCAGCCAGCT GTTTTTCCACCTGCTTTCAGAGAattgcctcctcctcctctggagCTGTTTGACTTGGATGAAACATTTTCCTCTGAGAAAGCTCGTCTTGCAGAGATTACAAACAAAT GTACTGATGATGACCTGGAGTTTTACGTACGGAAGTGTGGCGATATCCTAGGAGTTACAAGTAAACTCCCAAAGGAGAAGCAGGATGCCAAACATATTCTGGAGCACATCTTCTTCCAAGTGGTTGAATTTAAGAAACTGAATCAG GAACATGATACTGACACAAGTGAAGCTGGATTCCAGAATGGTAACTGA